Proteins from one Ficedula albicollis isolate OC2 chromosome 3, FicAlb1.5, whole genome shotgun sequence genomic window:
- the DSTN gene encoding destrin: MFAVSLQASGVQVADEVCRIFYDMKVRKCSTPEEIKKRKKAVIFCLSPDKKCIIVEEGKEILVGDVGVTVTDPFKHFVQMLPEKDCRYALYDASFETKESKKEELMFFLWAPEQAPLKSKMIYASSKDAIKKKFQGIKHECQANGPEDLNRACIAEKLGGSLVVAFEGSPV; this comes from the exons ATGTTTGCTGTGTCTTTGCAGGCCTCCGGAGTACAAGTGGCCGATGAGGTGTGCCGTATCTTCTACGACATGAAAGTGCGGAAGTGCTCCACGCCGGAGGAAAtcaagaagaggaagaaggctGTCATCTTCTGCCTCAGTCCAGACAAAAAGTGCATTATTGTGGAGGAAGGCAAAGAGATTCTGGTGGGAGATGTTGGAGTGACAGTCACCGACCCTTTCAAGCACTTTGTGCAGATGCTTCCGGAGAAGGATTGCCGCTATGCCTTGTATGATGCAAGCTTTGAGACCAAGGAATCCAAAAAAGAAGAGCTGATGTTTTTCTTATG GGCACCAGAACAAGCACCTCTCAAAAGTAAGATGATCTACGCGAGCTCCAAGGATGCAATCAAAAAGAAGTTTCAAG GCATAAAGCATGAATGCCAAGCAAATGGGCCAGAGGACCTGAATCGAGCTTGCATTGCTGAGAAGCTAGGAGGCTCC